The window TTACAACAATATCGATAATCGCTTAAAATACAGACGACTAGTAGGGATTATTACGATCGTTTGCGTATGAAATATTCCGCCTTCCATACTTACCATAACCATATCATGCTCAAACATTTTCGCACCCATCTTAGATGCACACAGTTCAGCTACACGTTAGCTGACTCACCAGGGCAGAAGAGCCTTCGCACCTCTCCACCCATCCCAAGTGGTGGGGAAGACCTTTCACCCACCTCCCCTCCCACCCCCTTCGTCAATCAAAATTTTAGGAAAGGTCGCACGTTCGATCGTAGGGAATATTAATCTCACGCGGCAAAACTCATTTCCTCCTTTTTGAAGCATTAATCTATGATGGCGAAGCCTATCTCCCCCTTTCTCCGGTAGCACTAATCATTGACCGTGAAACTCATCTCCCCCTCTCCGAGAGTATTAATCCCTAACGGCGAAACCTAATAGAAGATCAGATTTCTACAGCTGCTTGAGGAAATCTCTCCAAACTAACTCGTCTTGATAAAGAAAATCTTTCCCTCTATCACCCGGTGCAGTACATGTTCGACCGGATTCGGAGCCAATAATTAGGCAACAGGAAGACAAATAAGCAAATACGAGCCACTTGCGTTCTCCCAAAAAAAGATAAGGATCCATTTTATAATCCCAGACATTTTCTCAAGAAATTAAACGTTATCACGCATGTAATAGGTCAGAGATGACGTCCCCGGCACCTCCTTGCATCTCTTTCCAGGACAACAATGACCGGCATCACTCATTTGTTTCTCGTGTTGGGGAAATGGACATGTGGAACACACGCATAAATCGTAAGGAAAACATATCCGGTGGGTTGTGGCCATAAGGACGATGAGATGTCGTCGTAAGGTATGAACTCTTTTATTGTGCGATCACGAAGGGAGGTCAAACCATCACCCCCTCAACATCCATTTGGTAGCTTTAATGACCACTACGAGTTTGATTTGGGCACTTCAAACCATGGCTCTACTTACATCCTAACGACGTTGATTGAGGAAGATtagaaaaaattataagaaacatatatatatatatatatatacatatgtatatatatatatacatatgtatatatatatatatacatatgtatatatatatatacacatatatatatacacacatatatatatatacacatatatatatatatatatatatatatatatatatatatatatatatatatatatactttcagGTGTCATGGTCGATCTTGTTTTgacaagcatatgggatgttgcaATCCGATTTTGATTATGTCATAAAatcttttataatttattataaaattttagatttgaatcacacatctataatttattataaatcgattttgattaaaaaggaAGCCCTAATCTTGCTAGTATTTTCATCTGTGTGCTGTGTGTTTATTCGTTCAGGGGTTTTACATTGTTTGGGGATTTATCTGTTAAATCTCTTGACTGGGCCAGATCCGGCCCAAGACAGGTCAGATCTAGGCCACAGACAGCTAGACCCGTGCCAAAGACAAGCCAGGCCGGAACATCTACGGTCCAGGCCGGACTATGGATGAGCCGTATTCGGCCTGAGAAAGGTCAGATCCTAGCAAGAACCAAGCTATATCGGTCCCAGAGACGGGCCAGGCCGAGCCTTTTTTGGGTCGTATCCTGACCAAAACAGGCCAGCACCACGCCAGAGTTGGGTCAACAAAGATCTAGACCCCGGGCACCAATTCGGCTCAAAATTGGGCCGACGTATATGGCTGAGGCGGCTCAGACCCGCAACACGCTAACTGGAAACACCTCCCGGTAAGGTTACTGCGTCACCGATGGGCAACAAAGAGGCCCAAAAAAAAATTTTCGGCATCAAATCCTTGAGATTTTGCGTTCTAATTATTACCTGCGGTGATTGTATCCTACATCTAGATCTGCAATGACACCTGTTTGGGCCGCCTGATTAAGATCCATCTAAGATCCATCTAGATCTGCAATGACACCTGTTCGGCCCGTGTGGGACCGGGCCGCAGAGATCTATCCTAATGACAAACTCCAACCCGTTAAGTGAGGGTATGAACACGCACATCTGAGCTTACCTTATCTTAGTTTGGCGACGGAGTgtcccaaaaaaatatttttggcaTCAAAACCGTGAGGTTCTTATTCTTATCGTCAATCGCCGTGACCGGATCCAGTAACATATAACTTGGGCCTGGATGGGCGGCGCCGGCAACGCCAGCGTCGCTGATTCCCACCGCGGTCCCCAACGCTGGTCGGACTCACCGTCGACAAGGAAAACTGACTAGACGAGAAAGAGGCAGCGGAGGACACATCCACGAGCAGGAGGATGACGAGGGGAGAGAATAGCTGGAGGAGAAGtagaagaggaaggagaaaatagTTGGGGGCAAATAACAGAGAGAAAAAGTAGCGACCGAGGAGGAGAAAGGGCAAGGAGCTGAATGAGAAGGAAGAAACTAAAGAATCAGTGGCCCGACCCGACTGCACTGTCACCGGCTTCCTCGTTCGTCCCGGTCGCCGCTCCTCTCCGGCCCGTCTGTGTCTCCGATGCCAATGCTATCGCATAACTTGGGCCCAAAGGTCGGCCCTTATTCACttggcgaagaagaagaagaaccaagtTTGGAAGCCTTAGCACATGAAAATGGGGTACAAGCGGTCACACGTGAGCTTACCCAGAACCAGTTCGGCGAAAACCCGGCGCCGGGAAAAACTTTTTTGCCTCAAATGCTCCAAGTTACGTGTTCCTATTATTAGTCTCGGTGATCGGACTTTACAGCGGCCGTTGAACATCCGCCGCAGCCTGCCGATGCCCGTCGTCTTGGACGCCAGCTGGACTCGCCGCTCCCGAAGAAGATTAGTGAAGAATGTTGGCGTCGTGATTCGACTTACCACTTGGGATCATCCATCATGCACTCTCTTGGTGTTAACCAAGCAGTACGGCAGATGGTAAGATTAGaaaatgcagtggctttttggaagGAGAATACGTGTACATATTAAATATCTAATAGTTtcgaaaaagaggagaagaagataatggaagatcatATCGATACGCATTGTCTCCCGTTACATGATTGAATTCTCCTGGCACTCGGAGGAAGGATGGGGAGAGACTCCATGGTAATGTGGTTTTGCATCAAATGTCGTCACAAAACCAACGAAGCACCTGATGCATTTAGAATAATTAGTGCCATCGCCTTTTGCATGCATCCATGGAATCGTGCTAATCTAACCTTCTTTTTTTGTGTCAGTAGCGTTGGCTCCCTTTATTCCTTCTGATCCACATTTTTCGAGCCATTTAATCTGTGATTAACATGGGGCGCCGCTAACTGTGCTGTAGTACATATATGGACATTTTTGATCGACAAACAATTTCAACGCCAACAGGGAGGGTAGATGGAGGATCGAGCGAGAGGCGGAGGGTAAAGGCGAGAGCTTTTTTTTTGGGGATCCGAGCGACTCGTTCTCCGCAATTGTTCGTCTCTCCATCGGATCTTAgtgcaaaaaaacaaaaaaaattgattatgagCCAATTTTTTTCCCTTGTCTTTCTTGATTTGATAAAAAAGACTGGTTTTTTCCTTTGAAAGCTttcttgattttgttttctgttccatGGGATAATCCCTCTTTTGTTCTGGAATCTCTCTCCTTGGCATTGTACTATTCCTCATCGGATCCGAGCTGGAAACGTGTAATCTTGACACGACAGATTTAATTTCTACGCCATTAACGGGAATCAATCGAGAAATATGAGCTTTTCGTGGTCCTTCAGGAGCCGCCTTTCGATGGAGGAATCTCTATCCCTCCTAGTTCTGTAGGAGGAAAAGGGAGAGGCGAAAAAAGATGGATTTTTGCCACACCTTTCTTTCTCTTCGTTGAGGTCTCCCCAGCCGCTGTCTCCTTGTCATGATTGATCGGTATCCTTTGGATTAGATCTTGATTTCCTATTGCTTCAGACTCCAGAGGCATCCGAGTGGCCGTCGCCTCCCGACGGAAGGCTTTGATGAAGATATCTACAAATCTTCCCTGATTCATGGCGAGAAGACAAAAGAGAGAAGCAATTCCTTGTTTCGATTTCTCTCTTGACATCTGTTAGATCTAAAAAAAAGCTTACCTTGCAGACTGTTCAAATGCCAATGATTTCCTTCTCCCCCCTTTCTCGTCCAGTTAATTGACCCCGCAACTTCTGGTCTGGAAGCCAGGAAATGTCGTTTAAGAGCCTCGTCCGTGAGCTGAGGGATGGGATTGGGAGCATgtcgagaagaggaggaggagcgatGGAAGGGATGATGACCGCGCACAACCGAGGATGTGCCCCGCATCCGCAGGAGCtggaagagcagcagcagcaggggaGGTGGGCGAACCTGCCGCCGGAGCTGCTGCTGGATGTGATCCAGAGAGTGGAGGCGAGTGAGGTGGCGTGGCCGGAGAGGAGGCATGTGCTAGCGTGCGCGGCGGTGTGCCGCTCGTGGCGGAACATCACGAAGGAGGTGGTCAGGTCCCCCGAGCAATGCGGCCAGATCACCTTCCCTTTCTCCCTCAAGCAGGTCTCTGATCGCCTCAACCCCCTTCCAGATTTGGGATCAAATTTGTGTTGGTTTCGCAATTGCTTTGTGGTGTATAGATCTCTTTCTTTCCCTGAAAATTTCAATCTTTTCCTGATCGTCTTTGTAATATCTGGTTCTCAATCTGAAACCAGCCCGGGCCACGAGATCACCCGATTCAGTGCTTTATAAGGAGGGAGAGAGCGACGTCGACCTTCTGCTTGTACCTGGGTCTGACCCCCTGTAAGCAATTCCTTTCTCTGCCTCATTGCTTGCTTCTTAGGATCTACGGTGGTTAACTCAATTGCTTCAGTAATTTGGACTATTCACATATTATGGCAATTTGATCGGAGATGATTCAGAGATGGGCTTTCTTCATCTCATTCTTGCTCCACCCAGTTTACAGAAATTTCTTAATCTATACGTAATTTCCTTTTTTATATCACCGCTCGAAGATTTCTTCCATCAATTTCTGAATGCTTCTTAGTTTATCATATCGGTGAATCATCATGAAACAAGTCTCAAGGACAGTGATCTCAGTTTTCTGCGACGGCAAGTGTCACTTGGGATCAAGTGTCACAAATTGTCATGCATCCTGTTATTCTGCTCTATAGATGATTTTGTTTCTAATGCTGTTGACAAACTCTGATAACTGCAGCACTGCAGGGGCAGAGTGACAAGCTTTTGTTGGCAGCCCACAAGATGAGACGTGCAACGAGCACCAACTTTGTGATCTCATTGAATCCTGATGATTTCTCTCGAGCTAGCAGTACCTATATTGGAAAAGCGAGGCAAGTGTTCTCGTCTACTTCACTCTGAATTGCATTATGCTTTCGTTGCCGTTTGTCTTATGGTCTTTTGGATCTCAACCAGGTCAAACTTTCTGGCAACAAAGTTCACTGTTTATGACAGCGAGCCTCCTTATGATGCTGCAGTTTCTTCAAGCAATCGTTCAAATCGAAGGATTCATTCTAGGCAAGTGTCCCCGAGAGTACCGGCTGGCAATTACAACATTGCTACCATCTCCTATGAGCTGAACATCTTGCGAACCCGAGGGCCACGAAGAATGCAGTGCATGATGCACTCGATTCCCATCTCCTCCGTCCAAGAAGGTGGGAGTGTCCCTGCACCCAGCGGTTTCATTCACTCCGTCGATCAACGGCTCTCCAGTTTACCAGTTGTGAAGGGCAAGGAGCCGGTGATAGGTTTTTCTTCCACCAGTCTCAATGAATCAAATGCACCTGTCCAGATCAATGGAGAACCTCTCATTCTAAAGAATAAAGCCCCTCGGTGGCATGAGCAGCTTCAGTGCTGGTGCTTGAACTTTAGAGGACGAGTAACAGTGGCTTCTGTCAAGAACTTTCAGCTTGTGGCAGCTGCAGATCCTTCCTGTCATGTTTCTCCAGCAGAGCAAGAAAAAGTTATTCTTCAGTTTGGTAAAATAGGAAAGGATATTTTCACTATGGATTATCAATATCCACTCTCTGCATTTCAGGCATTTGCAATTTGCTTGACGAGTTTTGACACTAAGCCAGCATGTGAATGAACCAGTGAAGGTACAGAGcttctttatttgttttcttctACATATTTAATTCCTTCATTGACATTATATTCTTCATCTAAGTGACTTCGGTGGCAGACTTCTGTCAAGTTCGAGAtcttggaggaggaggtggttgTCTTTACTAAATGTTACTCATCTCACACAATGCTTGTAAGATGTTTTATGCTTTCCCATATCAACCACCTTGTCTTGTGACTAATTCTGTCCTCTTTTGGCTGATCAAGGAAGTTGAttcataaattttatatatagTGTGCCTGCCTCATGTATACATAATCATATTGACGGAAAAAAATGATTCTTATATGTTTAATGGTGAAGTAATTAAAGTTGCCATCAAAGTTCATGTATGATCATTTACCAATTCCTTCATGGTATATTCTGGAACATGTGAACACTTAGTCTATAGATGCCATCTTAGTTGGTCATAATCCTCGTCAAAGGTATACGAAGTCATATTAATGAGAATTTTCATATTTCTCCTGACATCCCTCGAATGATAACAGAAAACTCCTTTGGTGTATCTTGTCAAAGCTTGGATTGATTTCGTCTGGTCCTCGTACTTAATAGGCTTAGTTGGTTTGCTGGATAAAATCAAGTGAACTGCGATCTTCTTGAGCCCTTATAACATCATGAGTTATTGGTGGTTTGCACATTGCTACTAGCACTTGTCTGTGACCAGTGGAACTTCATTACCTGCCTGCTGTGATCTCTCCCTTAGAGTTTCATACTTAACATTGTCACTTTCTTCACCTGTCTGCTTATCACTCTTGTTTACTTTCTGAAAGCCTGCATTTTTCAATATCTAGTATCCGATGTACATGGATGGATGCAAGGCATGGTCTGTACCTGCATGTTGTGAGTACCAAGTATGTAGCTTATGGGTCCAATTGATCGGAACCTCAAAACTCTTGAAACATGTGGAATATCGGACATCAGCTTTGCATGCGCTTTTCCTCTTAAACCATTCATATGTTCCTGCGTATCAACTGTCGCTTGTCCCAGGGTTTGATTACGATATATTCAGTATTATATTATTGCGAACTCCTCGTTTGAGTTATATGAAGGTTTTGTTTGTTGGTGTGCTTCTGGATCTTCTTTCACATGGGTCATCTTCACTTTGGCTCCAGCTTTTGCTTCTGATTCTTGGCTGCTAGGATTCATCAAGCCTGTTATGGTTGTTCTTCTTCCAGCATTTGACCACTTGTCTGTGATGCTGAGGATGAAAACCAAGGatggggcctgatgagtgtactgtaTTTGACCACTTCTGGATCTTCTTTCACATGAGTTATATGAAGGTTTTGTTTGTATCTTCTTTCACATGGGTCATCTTCACTTTGGCTCCAGCTTTTGCTTCTGATTCTTGGCTGCTAGGATTCATCAAGCCTGTTATGGTTGTTCTTCTTCCAGCATTTGACCACTTGTCTGTGATGCTGAGGATGAAAACCAAGGATGGGGGTGATGCTGAGGATGAAAACCAAGGatggggcctgatgagtgtactatattAACTTctgcttaagtattttgatccgTGATTGAAgaaccaaaatagagttattggttAATTAACTCATTAGAGCCGACCTTGGGTAGGGATCTCCATATCAGATTCTTTTATGTCATCCGTCAATTAATCCAATCATTTTTCGCATGAGTGCTCATTTGTTTCTCCGAAATGGTCACACAGTACTGTTGCCCATCTTATATAGTAGTGCTAATTGTTGTTCTACCATTACAATTCAATGATATCACTTTGTTACATCCTTAGTAGAGACTGCCTAAGATGCAGCACCCAAGCAATACTCATTTGAAAGCCAAGACCTTAACTTGATATGATCCATAAATTGacctgcataaaaaaaaaaaaaaaaaagattagaaaggtGAACGTGCGGATAATATGTCATCATCACATACGAAAATGACAAAATAACAAGGATTGTAAGCAACTAGTATTTATTAGGCACAAAAAACTCTTGAAAACAAACATAACATATTAGGCACAAAAAACTCTTGAAAACAAACTTAACAAGCACACACAAAGAAAGTTTCTAACGCAGATGCAACCTAATAAATACTATCGACCCTTTTGTCAACCAAACACAATATTGGTACACTTATGTCAACCAATATTCACCTAACACTTTTGTCAACCAAAAAATTGGTACACTAAAAACGTTGTACTGCATAAGAAGGGAGCTGTTTGGGCTTCCTTCACCTTCGTGCAATGTTGcataatctaaaatatttgagTTTTACATGacagaaatataaaataaaaacattgaCAACCAACAAAAATAGAGTTGACTATAGTAAATTCTTCCTAGTACATGATGCCTAACTAAAATCACTCGAAAACACTGGAaaccgacaaaaaaaaaaaagaataaaaaaaagggtCATAAACCTGCATTGAACACCTTAACAAGGTTACTCCATGACACTTGGCCTAACTACCAACAAGCTTATATAATTCGTGTAAACCCCAAAAAGAAATCTAGCACCTCTATTCATCAAGATGATGATCCGGCCAtttattcatgtatcaaatgtttaCTAGGATCACAATCTATCAACTCCAAGAATACCAAAAAAAGGCTTGCTACCCATTAGCATTCACGCATCCGCATAACAGATGAAGAAATGCATGATCTACAGCTAGTACAAAATGAAACACCTGTAAATATATAGATATAGTGAAAACAGCTGTTCTTCCTAAGATAATCTCATCTTGGGCCACATTAATATCTATCTTGACTTGCCACCCCTCCTCCTCGTTGAAGACTTCCGACGAGGCATCGATTGAGCTACCATGAGTGCAGCCCTGATGGGCTTGACATGCAAAGCCCTGTTATTGCATGTGATCATATATCCTCTTTGCATCTTCCAACAGCCCGCCTGCCAGAAGACCAGGTAACAAGTTTTCCTCTACTCCAACATATTCTAAAGAGACATGCAAGCCTTCTCCTGACATGTCCTTGAGTACATGTCGCAGAGGCTAACATGAATCTCAAATGGCCCTTCACCCTTCTTTGTTAATTTGCTAAACAGGCCTTCTGCCGCATTCACTAGCTGTCATCTGCCCAACCAGTCCACCAGAATACTGTATGTTGCTATCCCTGGTTGGAAACCATCCTTCTCAAGAGTTCGCAGCAGGTCCAAGGCCTTGTCCAAGAGGTTCTTCTTCACATAGCCCATAATCATGCTGGCAGTGCATCTGTCATCTGGCTTGTGGCCAGATTTAATCATGTGATCAAAGAGGCACCGTGCCTGGTCAGGATCACCTGCCTGTCCATAGGCCTCCACAAGCATGGTAAACAACTCCAAGGTTGGCTGGACTCCTGCAAACTGCAT of the Musa acuminata AAA Group cultivar baxijiao chromosome BXJ3-2, Cavendish_Baxijiao_AAA, whole genome shotgun sequence genome contains:
- the LOC103976627 gene encoding tubby-like F-box protein 5 isoform X3, which encodes MGRDSMEMSFKSLVRELRDGIGSMSRRGGGAMEGMMTAHNRGCAPHPQELEEQQQQGRWANLPPELLLDVIQRVEASEVAWPERRHVLACAAVCRSWRNITKEVVRSPEQCGQITFPFSLKQPGPRDHPIQCFIRRERATSTFCLYLGLTPSLQGQSDKLLLAAHKMRRATSTNFVISLNPDDFSRASSTYIGKARSNFLATKFTVYDSEPPYDAAVSSSNRSNRRIHSRQVSPRVPAGNYNIATISYELNILRTRGPRRMQCMMHSIPISSVQEGGSVPAPSGFIHSVDQRLSSLPVVKGKEPVIGFSSTSLNESNAPVQINGEPLILKNKAPRWHEQLQCWCLNFRGRVTVASVKNFQLVAAADPSCHVSPAEQEKVILQFGKIGKDIFTMDYQYPLSAFQAFAICLTSFDTKPACE
- the LOC103976627 gene encoding tubby-like F-box protein 5 isoform X4, with protein sequence MRRATSTNFVISLNPDDFSRASSTYIGKARSNFLATKFTVYDSEPPYDAAVSSSNRSNRRIHSRQVSPRVPAGNYNIATISYELNILRTRGPRRMQCMMHSIPISSVQEGGSVPAPSGFIHSVDQRLSSLPVVKGKEPVIGFSSTSLNESNAPVQINGEPLILKNKAPRWHEQLQCWCLNFRGRVTVASVKNFQLVAAADPSCHVSPAEQEKVILQFGKIGKDIFTMDYQYPLSAFQAFAICLTSFDTKPACE
- the LOC103976627 gene encoding tubby-like F-box protein 5 isoform X1; the encoded protein is MSFKSLVRELRDGIGSMSRRGGGAMEGMMTAHNRGCAPHPQELEEQQQQGRWANLPPELLLDVIQRVEASEVAWPERRHVLACAAVCRSWRNITKEVVRSPEQCGQITFPFSLKQPGPRDHPIQCFIRRERATSTFCLYLGLTPSLQGQSDKLLLAAHKMRRATSTNFVISLNPDDFSRASSTYIGKARSNFLATKFTVYDSEPPYDAAVSSSNRSNRRIHSRQVSPRVPAGNYNIATISYELNILRTRGPRRMQCMMHSIPISSVQEGGSVPAPSGFIHSVDQRLSSLPVVKGKEPVIGFSSTSLNESNAPVQINGEPLILKNKAPRWHEQLQCWCLNFRGRVTVASVKNFQLVAAADPSCHVSPAEQEKVILQFGKIGKDIFTMDYQYPLSAFQAFAICLTSFDTKPACE
- the LOC103976627 gene encoding tubby-like F-box protein 5 isoform X2 codes for the protein MIEFSWHSEEGWGETPCQEMSFKSLVRELRDGIGSMSRRGGGAMEGMMTAHNRGCAPHPQELEEQQQQGRWANLPPELLLDVIQRVEASEVAWPERRHVLACAAVCRSWRNITKEVVRSPEQCGQITFPFSLKQPGPRDHPIQCFIRRERATSTFCLYLGLTPSLQGQSDKLLLAAHKMRRATSTNFVISLNPDDFSRASSTYIGKARSNFLATKFTVYDSEPPYDAAVSSSNRSNRRIHSRQVSPRVPAGNYNIATISYELNILRTRGPRRMQCMMHSIPISSVQEGGSVPAPSGFIHSVDQRLSSLPVVKGKEPVIGFSSTSLNESNAPVQINGEPLILKNKAPRWHEQLQCWCLNFRGRVTVASVKNFQLVAAADPSCHVSPAEQEKVILQFGKIGKDIFTMDYQYPLSAFQAFAICLTSFDTKPACE